CCGTGTCGATATCGGTTCGTTGAACGGCCGAACGTTCGTCAACAACGCCTCGTTCGGGGTCTACGCCGAGGTGGTCCAGAGCCCCGCCTACCGGAACGACAAGACCCGAACCGTCCTGCGGATGTTGCCCGATCTGCTCGAGGGGCACCGCGGCGAACGGTTGGTGGTGCGGGTCGGCGGGGTCACGGTCGAGGGCCCGCAGGCGGTGTTGGTGAGCAACGGCCCCTACCGCACCAACGACCTTGCGGGTCTGGGCCGGCGTAGCAGCCTGGACGGCGGAAACCTCGGCGTGGTCACCCTGTCCGTCGACAGCACGCGACAGGCGGTGGCACTGCTGAACCGCGCCCGGCAGCGGGGCCTCACCCAACACCTCGCGGTCGAGGTCGTCGTGGACGCGGCCTCGGAGGCGATCCCCGTCGGCGTCGACGGCGAGTCGCTGACCGTCCGGACACCGGTGCACTGCACGATCGAGCCCCGAGCTTTGCGGGTGCGGGTTCCCCGGCACCGGCCGGGGGTGCGGACGTCGAAGCCGGCGTTCGACTGGGTGCGGTTGCGTGCCCTGGCCGGGCTGTCAGGTCACGGTCCGCGACGCCCGAAGGAGTCGACCGCCGCCGACAACGTCGGATAGAAGCGGTCCGGGCCGAATCGATCACCCACGCCGAATCGCACCAGTCGGTCCTTGATCGGCCCCTTCATCTCCGCGAACGCCAGGCGGATTCCCTTGCTGTCGAGATACTGATCCAGCTCGACGAGTTCGTCGACGGCGGTGGTGTCCAGACCGGTGATCGGTTCGGCGGCGATGACGACCCAGTCGACCCGGTTCGGGGCCTTCGCGACCACGGCCCGGACGTAGTCGTCGAAGATCCCGCCGTTGGCGAAGAACAGGGGAGCATCGAACCGCACCAGCACCAGCCCCGGGATCCGGTGGCCCTCGGGGTGTCGGCGGGCATCGCGGTAGCCGATGCCCCCGGGGATCTCGACCAGTTCGGTGCGATACGGCTGCCACACCCGTGCCACGACCGCCATGAGGGAGAGCGTGATGGCGACGACGATGCCCTGCAGCACCCCCACGAGCGCGACACCGGCGAAGGTGGCGATCGCGAGCACCGCTTCCGAGCGACTCATCCGCCACATGCCGACCATGCCGGGGACGTCGATCAGGGCCGACGCCGCGACGATCACGACCGCCGCCAGCGCCGCTTCGGGCAGATAGGCGGTGAGTCCCGGCACCAGCAGCACGAACAGCAATACCGCGACCGCGCCGACGACACCGGTCAACTGCGTGCGGGCGCCGCTCTGTTCGGCGGCCGGGGTGCGCGACCCGCTCGCCGAGATGGGGAAGCCGCCGAACAGTCCGCCCGCGAGATTGGCGAACCCCACTGCCTTCATCTCGGTGCTGCCGTCCACGTCGTCTCCGCGCCGTGCCGCGAAGGTGCGGGAGAGGACACCGGTATCGGCGAACGCGATCAGCGCTATGCCTGCTGCGGGTCCGATCAGCGTCGTGACGTCGTGCCAGCCGACCCCGCTGAACGACGGTGCCGGGAG
This genomic stretch from Prescottella soli harbors:
- a CDS encoding SulP family inorganic anion transporter; amino-acid sequence: MSWTGRLAHLPGIATALHYRREWLRSDLTAGLVLTALLIPAGMGYAEAAGLPAYAGLYATIVPLLAYALVGPSRILVLGPDSSLAPLIAAAVLPLAAGGAPDRALTLAGVLAVLVGIILIVGGFLRLGFVMELLSKPIRLGYLNAIALIVVVGELPKLLGLSVDESGLLREIAAIVRSIVAGDVDPVATAVGVGALVVIVAGRVMHWHIPGVLVAVVGATALSAALSLDDRIGMVGALPHGLPAPSFSGVGWHDVTTLIGPAAGIALIAFADTGVLSRTFAARRGDDVDGSTEMKAVGFANLAGGLFGGFPISASGSRTPAAEQSGARTQLTGVVGAVAVLLFVLLVPGLTAYLPEAALAAVVIVAASALIDVPGMVGMWRMSRSEAVLAIATFAGVALVGVLQGIVVAITLSLMAVVARVWQPYRTELVEIPGGIGYRDARRHPEGHRIPGLVLVRFDAPLFFANGGIFDDYVRAVVAKAPNRVDWVVIAAEPITGLDTTAVDELVELDQYLDSKGIRLAFAEMKGPIKDRLVRFGVGDRFGPDRFYPTLSAAVDSFGRRGP